In Sphingobacterium sp. lm-10, the DNA window TTCTTTCCGCTTGGCATAGCTTTAATGTTTTTAAATGATTATAAAATAATATGTTAATTACTTGCTCAATTCCTCAATCCTGCGTTCGATGAATTGAGATAGAGTTGGATCGGCAGCCATTTCCTTGCTTTTTTGAAACGCAGCAATAGCTTCATTCTTCAACCCAATATTTTCATAGCTTGTTGCTAGATAAAAATACGATTCTGCATCAGGCTTGATCTCAATGACCGTAAGAAAGCGGTCTACAGCACGGTCAAATTGTCGTGACTGCATAGAAAACAAACCTAATGTTTTGTTGGCCTCGAGGTTTTTCGGATCGCTCGCTACAACTTCCCGCAATATAGCAATTCCCGCCATAGGATTGTTGGTACCAGTCACCATCGTAGCGCCAAGTCCGGTTTTTGCAGCCAAGCTGCTTCCATCCAAATCAACAGCCTGTTGGTACGACGCCATAGCCATACGGTTCAGTTCTCTTGCTAAAACAGTGTCCTGCAAATTAGTGTATGCTTTGCGATACGCATCTCCAGCTTGCAACCAGTATTCGAACTTCGGAGCGGTTTTGGCCATCTCCTCATACACAAATCCCTGCGGAGCATATTTTGCGAGATCATCCCATTTGTTAGCAAGCTTCTGCAATACTGCGATGCGCTCTTCGCCTTCGCTACCTGCCAGCTGTGCTTCCAATTCAGTGATCTCATCAGCCAAAGTTGCATTCATACCCTGTTTAGACATGGCGGATACGTCCTCCATGGTAAACATTGGCATCGTTCCATCGTTGCTCGCTGTCTCTGCAGCCTGAGGCTCTGTGACTAAACCTTTGATAGGCTGTGCCAATAGCAGTCCCATTACCAGAACTACTGCCAGCACAACCACAATCTGTATTTGTTTAGTACTTTTCAAGGTTACTTATTTCTTGTTTCCGCTTTTTACTTTTTCTACAAACACTTTGGCCGGCTTGAAGCTAGGAACAAAATGCTCCGGAATGATGATAGCGGTGTTTTTTGAAATGTTACGCGCGGTCTTCTCAGCTCTTTTCTTCACTACGAAACTGCCAAAGCCTCTTACGTACACGTTCTCGCCGCCAACCATAGCGCCTTTTACCACCTTGAAGAATGCTTCTACTGTCTCTTGAACATCTACTTTCTCTAAACCTGTCTTGTTTGAGATTTCTGCGATGATTTCTGCTTTAGTCATATTGTGTTATATACTGAATTTTCATTACAACCCCTAGGCGCACAGCACTTTGGGGACGCAAAGGTATCGCTTTATATTGATGTTTAAAAATAAATATCGCTTTTTAGCCTGCTAGGCCATATAATCCTAATGCCGCGATATTCGTCCTTAACCCCCAGCTCCTCCAAAAAAGGAATCGCAAAGATAAAACTTTATATCTGTATATCAAACAGTTGTTTCACTTGCTCTTCTATTGATTTTTGTCGAAAAACCAGTAAGTCGGAGCCTTTCGCGGGCTTAATATTTAATATAAAATGGTGAACTTAAAATCTAATGGATTGAAGTACGTAACAAGGTCAGCAATAAGTACGTCGCCATATTTCACATATAATGTTGCAAAATTCTCAGAACGCTCTTGCAATCCACCACCTGGAAATAGTCGATCTTTGACTCGCTCAATCTGAATTAAGCCTTCCTGATGATTTCTTTTATCCGATTTAAGCAGCTTCTTTTCTAAGCTGTTAATCGCCTTCTTTAACCGAGCTTTCACCGCCTCTGTACTTGGACCCAAGCTAGGGTCGATCTTGTGCGTGCGTAGCTTCATCTTCCCGAAGATGGCATTTAGCTCCATCCACTCATCCCGCAAGGTGAGGCGATGCTTGGTGTAACGCCGCACGTATTCATTCTTCAATACATCTAACGGCTTAAAAATACTTTTTAAGGTGAGATCCAGTCTGAAAATTTTACCTACGACGGCATCATCAGTTACGATAGCCGAATTTCGTGGTACCAGGATTGGAAACGGCAATTGATATTGATCGAAATTTGCTTTTAATTGTAACCAGTAAACAATCTCAGCACCGCCACCGATATAAGCTAAATTAGGCAAAATGAGTTCTTGGTATAGCGGGCGCATCACCACGTTAGGGCTAAAGCGTTCGGGATAATTAGCTATTTCTTGAAGTAGCTCCTCTTCCGTAAAAAAAATATTTCGGTGCAATACCTCAAAGCGTCCATCGTATGTACGAACCAGTCGTTCGCGAAAGGTATCCGTCAGATAAAAGAAGTTCACCTCGCGAGCATTAACCTGTGTTGCGTAGCCTCGTTCATTTAACAGCGACGACGTGTGCTCAATAGCGCGAAAGCTCGCCTCAGAGAGAATATCTTTCGCTATGATATCAGAAAACTGCCGCTTAAAAGATGGCCTGTCCGCATCGATAATGATTAAGCCATATTTTTTGAACAGTTGATGAACCAGCTTTCGGGTAGCATCTGCCAATGGCAATCCACTTAAGTATGCAT includes these proteins:
- a CDS encoding HU family DNA-binding protein → MTKAEIIAEISNKTGLEKVDVQETVEAFFKVVKGAMVGGENVYVRGFGSFVVKKRAEKTARNISKNTAIIIPEHFVPSFKPAKVFVEKVKSGNKK
- the bshC gene encoding bacillithiol biosynthesis cysteine-adding enzyme BshC, yielding MKATYIDYKDTNSFSKTLLAYLAGDEALSPFYGHYPTLENFGKQIESKSAFSLDQRTVLVQELRKQYDGLLEDAPEVRQQIDSLQDPQTFTVVTGHQLNIFTGPLYFIFKIVSAIRLAQDLNKAYPDQHVVPVYWMATEDHDFEEINHTRVHGKKVSWDRPSLAATGRMPTEDMVDVVRQYIGMLGLNGHSADLATLVEDAYLSGLPLADATRKLVHQLFKKYGLIIIDADRPSFKRQFSDIIAKDILSEASFRAIEHTSSLLNERGYATQVNAREVNFFYLTDTFRERLVRTYDGRFEVLHRNIFFTEEELLQEIANYPERFSPNVVMRPLYQELILPNLAYIGGGAEIVYWLQLKANFDQYQLPFPILVPRNSAIVTDDAVVGKIFRLDLTLKSIFKPLDVLKNEYVRRYTKHRLTLRDEWMELNAIFGKMKLRTHKIDPSLGPSTEAVKARLKKAINSLEKKLLKSDKRNHQEGLIQIERVKDRLFPGGGLQERSENFATLYVKYGDVLIADLVTYFNPLDFKFTILY